A single genomic interval of Myxocyprinus asiaticus isolate MX2 ecotype Aquarium Trade chromosome 19, UBuf_Myxa_2, whole genome shotgun sequence harbors:
- the LOC127409903 gene encoding transmembrane protein 200A-like, translating to MIATGGVITGLAALKRQDSTRSQYHLPTQSPTPAPEKKCAKRKSRADVVVVRGKIRLYSASGFFLVLGLLILMAGIVMAVLGYWPHKDHQKAPESKLFMNNTQVGREQIGSLTQFFEQHLHSEKMKMLGPFTMGIGIFIFICANAILHENRDRETKIIHMRDMYSTVIDFHSLRIKEQKCTNGAYMGPYADTEIRSFGQDSHFASRLTANTLMSFSGLDSDLRFSHGTSSEDEEGLMSEAKGGLSLLSPAYKDQTESFFGFQCESSRQCEGKSGVLKKCQTRSIVSSSICAFTLPVIKLNNCVIDEPDIESITEDLEQNRDHSRPPSMESLTVPVPDVAKAFKRPGAQLLRSNSATESPSSTSSHSSLSPGSTSGRFLSPGAARKDFGSNNSLQVLSAYSKSLDLERESTMLTVHPEQRKHPSWPRLDCSNSKGYTKLENKEDYMDRLIVPPVAVKKDYTKKEKLLMISRSHNNLCFEHDEFLSSLKRGTSETRF from the coding sequence ATGATTGCGACGGGAGGGGTGATCACGGGGCTCGCAGCATTGAAAAGACAAGACTCCACCCGCTCTCAGTATCATTTGCCAACCCAGAGCCCCACCCCTGCACCTGAGAAGAAATGCGCTAAGCGTAAATCTCGAGCTGATGTTGTGGTGGTGAGAGGGAAGATCAGACTGTATTCTGCATCAGGGTTTTTTCTGGTTTTGGGATTGCTGATCCTAATGGCAGGTATTGTGATGGCTGTTCTAGGATACTGGCCTCACAAGGACCACCAGAAGGCACCAGAAAGCAAGCTTTTTATGaataatacacaggttgggcGAGAGCAGATAGGCTCTTTGACACAATTCTTTGAGCAGCACCTGCATTCAGAGAAGATGAAAATGTTGGGTCCTTTCACTATGGGAATTGGGATTTTTATCTTTATTTGCGCAAATGCCATCTTACATGAGAACAGAGATCGTGAGACCAAGATTATCCACATGAGGGACATGTACTCGACTGTCATAGACTTTCACAGCCTGCGGATAAAGGAGCAGAAATGTACGAATGGGGCCTACATGGGTCCTTATGCAGACACAGAGATCCGTTCCTTCGGTCAGGACAGTCATTTTGCCTCACGGCTCACAGCTAACACACTAATGTCCTTCTCTGGACTAGACAGTGACCTCCGATTTTCCCACGGGACCAGCTCTGAGGACGAGGAGGGTCTAATGAGTGAGGCCAAAGGTGGATTAAGCCTGTTGTCACCTGCCTACAAAGACCAAACTGAATCTTTCTTTGGGTTCCAGTGTGAGAGCAGTCGGCAGTGTGAGGGTAAGAGTGGCGTACTGAAGAAATGTCAAACGCGGTCCATAGTTTCCTCCTCCATCTGCGCCTTCACGTTGCCTGTCATCAAACTCAACAACTGTGTCATCGATGAGCCGGATATTGAAAGCATCACTGAGGACTTGGAGCAGAACAGGGACCACTCCAGACCTCCATCAATGGAATCTTTAACAGTCCCTGTTCCTGACGTCGCCAAAGCTTTCAAACGTCCTGGTGCCCAGCTGCTCCGGAGCAATTCGGCAACAGAATCCCCTAGCTCCACATCTTCACATTCATCACTGTCTCCTGGATCCACCAGTGGTAGATTCCTGTCACCGGGTGCTGCTCGTAAAGACTTTGGTTCCAATAACTCCCTCCAAGTATTGTCAGCCTATTCCAAATCTCTGGATTTAGAGAGAGAGTCCACAATGCTGACTGTCCATCCTGAACAAAGGAAACACCCTAGCTGGCCTAGACTGGACTGCAGTAATAGTAAAGGATACACTAAACTGGAGAACAAAGAGGACTATATGGACAGGCTAATAGTGCCCCCAGTGGCCGTGAAGAAGGACTACACAAAAAAGGAGAAACTTCTTATGATCTCCAGGTCTCACAATAACTTGTGCTTTGAGCATGATGAGTTTCTGAGTAGTCTGAAGAGAGGCACCTCAGAGACCAGATTTTAA